One window of Nostoc sp. NIES-3756 genomic DNA carries:
- a CDS encoding DUF928 domain-containing protein gives MTNTNNLVSKQIRFKPPKTGAPTNRTGGASRRGDTCNTNNKSLKALLPENNFGLTIEEYPTFFVYIPASSAHLIEFELYEQDANEPLYKTIFKVPDAPGIVSFSLPNNQTLLPLEVGKNYRWFLSLKCNLQDSSENLYVQGSVQRIQPNTNLMRQLEKATPRDRLNIYAQAGIWHDTLTKLAELRRAHPDDKTLATDWTQLLESVGLNQVANAPIVYSTSVKASVAP, from the coding sequence TTCAAAACAAATTCGTTTTAAGCCTCCAAAGACAGGAGCGCCAACTAACCGTACAGGTGGAGCATCACGCCGGGGAGATACTTGTAATACTAATAATAAATCTCTCAAAGCTTTATTACCAGAGAACAATTTCGGATTAACAATAGAAGAATACCCAACTTTCTTTGTGTATATTCCAGCAAGTTCTGCTCATTTAATAGAGTTCGAGTTATATGAACAGGATGCTAATGAACCGCTATATAAAACAATATTTAAAGTTCCAGACGCACCTGGAATAGTCAGCTTTAGCCTGCCTAATAACCAAACCTTGCTACCTTTAGAAGTAGGTAAAAACTATCGCTGGTTCCTTTCATTGAAGTGTAATCTTCAAGATAGTTCAGAAAATTTATATGTACAAGGTTCGGTGCAGAGAATCCAACCTAATACTAATCTCATGAGACAATTAGAAAAAGCAACACCACGCGATCGCTTAAATATATATGCACAAGCTGGTATTTGGCACGATACCCTAACAAAACTAGCCGAACTTCGTCGCGCTCATCCTGACGATAAAACTCTAGCAACCGACTGGACACAGCTTTTAGAGTCAGTCGGTCTTAATCAAGTCGCCAATGCACCAATAGTTTATTCAACTAGCGTTAAAGCTTCAGTGGCACCATAG
- a CDS encoding carboxymuconolactone decarboxylase family protein — translation MAYKNAVLDDKNLQDGLKQINSKFGDFCTRVAGEAWGLPLIDQKTKALITIAVDVVNQDQVGPGSPFAAHVNMALQQGATYAEIEELLLFMCVYAGFNKVAGCFGALNEIFSKWEVGSN, via the coding sequence ATGGCATACAAAAATGCTGTTTTAGACGATAAAAATCTTCAAGATGGTTTAAAACAAATTAACAGTAAATTTGGTGATTTTTGCACTCGTGTAGCAGGTGAAGCTTGGGGTCTACCCTTAATTGACCAAAAAACAAAAGCCCTAATTACGATCGCAGTTGATGTTGTCAACCAAGACCAAGTAGGCCCCGGTAGTCCTTTTGCTGCTCATGTAAATATGGCTCTCCAGCAAGGGGCAACCTACGCAGAGATAGAAGAATTGCTGTTATTTATGTGTGTTTACGCTGGCTTTAATAAAGTGGCTGGTTGTTTTGGCGCTCTCAATGAAATTTTCAGTAAATGGGAAGTGGGGAGTAATTAA
- a CDS encoding AtaL-like protein → MISAIQQPDYATRDRQGKIAFYVLLWKRKGISVELFQQYWRNVHGPLCARLPGQHQYWQFHLAPNDGGIWPAVDGIDYTCPATEQFHGIAELTFTTEAELQAYKDAFSILMADEHNLFSKAIAYTTTSGNSQTYIDRIPTGEPNGELDVIKFHVLVKKAELVSVGAFRRYITESFAPAIVKSDSVLKFRLHLLEEVDNSRPDDDGVCRYEPVENQYQAAFEIAFANPLEMERFFASKQYAKAVKDQARYIERLYPFPERAAYTFVYDGEPTLAGQRSSNVAELIAKIGATNQLQQNITSLFATTQEENDMTKQNGSNGKTLTATAAVPAIISTSQDLTSHRIHSTYSSPVHASFATVWQMMLDKVENPGRYNPVACDYQILERYSNGVLRQMKAANMTVKEIITWNENTGEIKHTLVDNPFFVGEAINGVYKTENGSLVLTYTVNWEPYNQEGRKIAQEIRTKISQAVEQAVLKGVSIAEQQEAQASPRIAYGTQPIPDQFPGTISELALRLFARGESFDSHGFSELFTETPVYQFGNYAPCLTKAEIQQSTAAFFSQIAALYHDIKMLWEVGNTLFLEMDVIYWRKDGSVVSLPCFDVFRVEGGKFSELRIFMDANPVGDATIPVSSTSSVFTGSQGNRLATSSDLMKKFFAEHPEAKTRIANGFTPKWAIAGPRWPINGTSIKGLPLR, encoded by the coding sequence ATGATATCTGCAATACAACAACCAGATTACGCCACCCGCGATCGCCAAGGTAAAATCGCCTTCTACGTCCTCCTCTGGAAGCGCAAAGGCATATCTGTAGAACTATTCCAACAATATTGGCGCAATGTCCACGGCCCACTTTGCGCCCGGCTTCCCGGACAACATCAATACTGGCAATTTCATCTAGCCCCCAATGATGGCGGTATCTGGCCTGCTGTTGATGGCATCGATTATACCTGTCCTGCAACAGAACAATTTCACGGCATTGCCGAATTAACCTTTACCACAGAAGCCGAACTTCAGGCATATAAAGATGCGTTTAGCATCCTCATGGCGGACGAACACAACTTATTTAGTAAAGCGATCGCCTACACTACAACTTCTGGCAATTCTCAAACCTATATCGATCGCATCCCCACAGGTGAACCCAACGGTGAACTTGATGTAATTAAGTTCCACGTTCTGGTGAAAAAAGCTGAATTGGTCAGTGTAGGGGCTTTCCGCAGATATATCACAGAAAGCTTTGCACCTGCGATCGTCAAAAGCGATTCTGTCCTCAAGTTCCGCCTACATTTGCTAGAAGAAGTAGACAATTCCCGCCCTGATGACGATGGGGTATGTCGTTACGAACCTGTAGAAAATCAGTATCAAGCAGCATTTGAAATTGCCTTTGCCAATCCTCTGGAAATGGAGAGATTCTTTGCTTCCAAGCAATACGCCAAGGCTGTCAAAGACCAAGCCAGATATATAGAACGCTTATATCCATTCCCAGAACGTGCGGCTTACACCTTTGTCTATGACGGTGAACCAACCCTCGCCGGACAGCGTAGCTCGAATGTAGCAGAACTCATCGCCAAAATAGGCGCAACTAATCAACTCCAACAGAATATCACCTCCTTATTCGCCACAACCCAAGAGGAAAATGACATGACTAAGCAAAATGGCAGTAACGGTAAAACATTAACCGCTACAGCCGCAGTCCCAGCCATCATCTCTACATCACAAGACCTAACATCACACAGAATCCACTCCACATATAGCAGTCCCGTTCATGCTTCCTTCGCCACTGTTTGGCAGATGATGTTAGATAAGGTGGAAAATCCAGGGCGTTATAATCCCGTAGCTTGTGATTATCAAATTCTGGAGAGATACAGCAACGGAGTATTGCGCCAGATGAAGGCTGCTAACATGACAGTCAAGGAAATCATCACCTGGAACGAGAATACCGGAGAAATTAAACATACATTAGTTGATAATCCATTTTTCGTAGGCGAAGCAATTAACGGCGTTTACAAAACTGAAAACGGTTCGCTTGTATTAACTTACACCGTAAATTGGGAACCGTACAATCAAGAAGGGCGGAAAATTGCTCAAGAAATTCGCACTAAGATTAGCCAAGCAGTAGAACAAGCTGTCCTCAAGGGTGTAAGTATCGCTGAACAGCAAGAAGCACAAGCATCACCTAGAATTGCTTATGGTACTCAACCAATCCCCGATCAATTCCCCGGAACCATCTCCGAGTTAGCATTGCGCTTGTTCGCCAGAGGCGAGTCCTTTGATTCCCACGGATTCAGTGAGTTATTTACTGAAACACCAGTGTATCAGTTCGGTAACTATGCACCCTGCCTAACCAAAGCAGAAATTCAACAATCTACAGCCGCCTTCTTTAGCCAAATTGCCGCACTCTACCACGATATTAAAATGCTGTGGGAAGTAGGAAATACACTTTTCCTAGAAATGGATGTAATTTACTGGCGTAAAGATGGTTCTGTCGTGTCGCTTCCTTGCTTCGATGTCTTCCGCGTTGAGGGTGGTAAATTCTCAGAACTGCGGATTTTCATGGATGCGAATCCTGTAGGTGATGCAACTATTCCTGTTTCCTCCACATCTTCGGTATTTACAGGTAGCCAAGGTAATAGATTAGCCACATCATCAGACTTGATGAAGAAATTCTTTGCCGAACATCCAGAAGCGAAAACTAGAATAGCTAATGGCTTTACTCCCAAATGGGCGATCGCTGGCC